Genomic segment of Patescibacteria group bacterium:
TTCTACTTTAAGTTTGGATCTAACTACTAATTCTTCATTAGTATCAACATAGAACAAAGCTCCTCCTGAATTGTCAGGAGTTTTAATCTCTAAATCTCCTCCTGAGTAGATGATCACACCACTACCTGCGCCTTGACTAGTCTTTAATACTGACACAGTTAATTCTCCTGATTTAGTTTGAGCAGTAGTGCTGGTATCTATGAGAGTTGAGATATTGCTTGTTGGTGGAGCTGTTGATGGTTCAGTCCAGGCTGAAATCCAATAAACAGTTAATAATGATAAGATTAAAACACTTAGTATAAGTGGTAGTGTGTTTTTTTTATTCATATGTTTTTTTTAATTAGTCTTGAGTTTTTAATTAGATTCTTTATTTAATCAAAAACCTTTGCTAATTTTGTTTAGTATTTGATTAATGTATTCATTTTAACATATTCAATATTAAAAAAAACATATGATATTGCCTGTCTTTCGATATATTTTTCTCTTTTTTCAAAACTTGTACATTTATACATTATTTAAAAGATATCCATAATGAAACGTATAATTGGTTTAACAAAGCATTTGTTCAGTTTTCATTTGATTTTTAGAATATTTTTGCTAAAATAAAGACTATGAAAAAAGAAATCCATCCAAAATATCATAGCAAAGCCAGAGCAAAATGTGCTTGCGGCAATAGCTTTACTATTGGCTCAACTCAAGAATTCATTGAAACTGAAATTTGTTCACAATGCCATCCTTTTTATACTGGAAAAGAAAAAATATTAGATGCAATGGGACAGGTTCAAAAATTCAAGGAAAAATTGGCTAAAAAAGAACAGCTGAAAAAGAAAAAAAAGTGACATGGCATCAGTTATTATTGAAATCAGAGCTGGAGCTGGAGGAAAAGAAGCAGCTCTTTTTGCTGCTGATTTATTTAAAATGTATTCCCGCTATGCCCAGTATCAAGATTGGAAACAAAAAACCCTAGATACTCATTCAACCGATCTTGGCGGTTTAAAGCAAATTATTTTTGAATTGAAAAATGGCGATGTTTTTTCAAAAATAAAATACGAAGGAGGAGTTCATAGAGTTCAAAGAATACCTCAAACTGAAAAATCAGGAAGGATCCATACTTCCACAGCTTCTGTCGCAGTATTTCCGAAACCAGAAAAAGCCCAAGCAAGCATAATCAGATCAGACCAATTAAAAATTGATTATTACAGGGCTTCTGGGCCAGGAGGCCAATATGTTAATAAACGAGAAACTGCAGTAAGAATCACTCATTTGCCTACTGGACTTATTGTAACTTCTCAAGCAGGAAGGAATCAGCTTCAGAACAAAGAAAACGCAATGGCAATACTTCAAGTAAAGCTTTTAGAGCAAGAAGAATTAAAAAATATTGAAAAATTAACAAAAGAAAGAAGAGCCCAAATCAAATGGGCAAGAAGAGTTGATAAGATAAGAACATATAATTTCCCTCAAGACAGACTGACTGACCACAGAATAAAAAAAAGCTGGCACAATCTAACTGATATTATGAATGGCAAATTAGACAAAGTAGTTAAAACTCTAAATAAGTTTGAATCTAAACTTTAATTCCCAAGCTCTTTAATGTCTTCCTCATAACGATCAGCAATAGCTAAAACTGATCTCCCATAGAACTCTTCCCATTTTGACCATCTATAACCAGAAAAATATCTCATTACAGCTTTAAATTCATTTGTTTTGGCTCCTAAATCTTTTAAATAAATACCAGAAGCTAAAAATGCATCCCTAATATCCCATGGATTGGCTTCCCTGCCAGTAACTTGTTTTACTTTTTCACCATAACCATATCTTGGATTTCCCCAAGTATCAGGAATAAACTGGGCTGGCCCCATTGCTCCTCCCCAACCAATACTCATTGGACAGGAAACTGGAGTGCTCAAAGGATCTCTGCCTAATTTTCTGGTGATTTCAAGGAAATAAGGCAAATCACGGGTTGGATTCATTGTTTTCAATTCTATTTTTCCAGTAGTAATTCTTTTCCCCCTGCCAGTTGTAGTGTCAGTTAAATAACATTGGCCAACATTCTTGCCAATATTGGATTCTTGAGTTAATACAGCCAAAACCAGTGCTGGCCTTATTCCAGTAATACTTGTCACATACTTTGCAATCTCATAAGCTTCTCCAAAAGTAGGAGCTTTAGGAACACCAATAAGTTCAAATAT
This window contains:
- a CDS encoding PCRF domain-containing protein, with the translated sequence MASVIIEIRAGAGGKEAALFAADLFKMYSRYAQYQDWKQKTLDTHSTDLGGLKQIIFELKNGDVFSKIKYEGGVHRVQRIPQTEKSGRIHTSTASVAVFPKPEKAQASIIRSDQLKIDYYRASGPGGQYVNKRETAVRITHLPTGLIVTSQAGRNQLQNKENAMAILQVKLLEQEELKNIEKLTKERRAQIKWARRVDKIRTYNFPQDRLTDHRIKKSWHNLTDIMNGKLDKVVKTLNKFESKL
- the rpmE gene encoding 50S ribosomal protein L31; this translates as MKKEIHPKYHSKARAKCACGNSFTIGSTQEFIETEICSQCHPFYTGKEKILDAMGQVQKFKEKLAKKEQLKKKKK